tcttttgtcatgtCATCATCTGAAAAGTTTTAAGaagtaaaaagccttttttgacCACGTAAGTGTTGTAAATGTTGATagtaaaaagttgaaaaaaaatccatattgtgaaatacagatacctgaaaaatcttCTTAAGGGGGAAGTTAGCAGCTttaagatttgaatgtagccttGCCCTCCCCTCTATTTTTCGTTTACCAGAAGTTGATGTTCCAAAATAGTTTCATTGACACTTTGGCCCTCTGTCTTTGAATGGTTGTCCTTCCTCGAACGTGGTggtttcttaaaaacaaaactacaaaaataaaaatatttgtacctTGCTTCTTCTCACCTTTATAATTCAATGTGACCCGATGTCTTCATTAAAGACATTTGTTTCTTCAGGTCATTTCCAACCACAGAGTGTTGTCAAGTCTCTCGTGCCTTCTTGGAATACGCTCGTGCTTTTCGAAGTGTCTCCAGTCTCCTTTCACCAAGTGAGAATGACATGCGTTATCTGTCTTGCCAAAGAGGATAGgggaataaataattaatattttgtgCTTATCCAGGTGTCTGAGGTGTTATCACAGGACAAGTGTCGTCTGTCTCTCAGCGGCTGGTTTCACGGACCGTCTCTGGAGCGTCCTCCTCGCCACATCGAGGCTCTCGTCTCACGGCGCGAACACTTACCGAGAGATGTGAGTTCAAACGCGCACGTGCGCGTGAAGTGAACTACACACTCATTTTGGTGTCTATTTCAGGAGACGTTGCTGCTGGAGTGGGTCAATCCACTCTACCTGGATATTTCATACCAGGAGCAGATCCAGGAAGAGTTTGAGGAAAGCTCTGAAATTCAGCTGAAAGATTTTCTCAGGGTGATGCGCTCTCTCTGTTTTATGTTTTCCAGTAATTTTCCAAGGAATCGCTCACAATCCTAACAGTAATCGAACAATAACTACTGTGTGTACCCCTAAGAATTATCTATAGGAATTAAAAGTATTGCTAATAATGTTGATTAGAATTCAagctaaaaagaaaacaggaaTTTACTTTGGAGGTTTCATTTTGGTTCCTCCTCCTGATCGTCCGGATGATTGTGTCATCAGGAGGAGAAATTCCGACAAGTGTGTGAAGCCGTGCAGTTGGCTCAGATCCAGTGGACGCGGAAAGGTCCGGCCAATAAGAGGTGGGGAACTTTTAGACTATAAATGACAATCTTGTGGGAGCATTCTATTAAAAATATTGATTGTGAAAAGAAATTCAAGTGTTTCTGAAAAATCTCATGGCATGTAAGATGAACCACGATGTGTCATGGGTTGACTGGACTCGTTGACTATGTTGAGCACTGTTGCGTCTAGATGCTACGAAGCAGCCTGTCTGGACTCCGTACCCGAGTGTGTGAGTGCTTGTTGGGAGCTGCTTCATTCAGAAGCGTTCTTCCTGCTTCTGTCCAATTTTACGGGCCTTGGATTGCACTACCTGTGtcctgctgatgatgatgacgacgacgacgatgatgatgatgatggtggtggtgaaaataaagacaaagagAAGGAGGACAGCTGTGAAAAGGATGACAAAGCAACAGGGTCCTCAAATGAAGCAAGCAAAGAGTCAGGTTCATGAAATTTATTTAGCtcctttcgttttttttttgtttttttttgtctttatgctGAATGTTTTTGTATTCCTCCACTTAGAGCCAAGTACACCCAAGTGTTGTGGTGAGCTGCGACGATGGTCCCACGGCAGCTACACTTTACTGCACGATGGAGAGGCAGCGCGAGCGGAATTCGCACTAGACCTCATTTTACCTTTCAGCTGTGCGGGTCAGTTGATACGAAAACTGTGACAACAAATCACCTTTGGAGTGAA
This portion of the Vanacampus margaritifer isolate UIUO_Vmar chromosome 4, RoL_Vmar_1.0, whole genome shotgun sequence genome encodes:
- the ogfod1 gene encoding prolyl 3-hydroxylase OGFOD1, with amino-acid sequence MTSKRQQGEYIKSNKKKMKINNCEETAELCRVVTDENVKTAVKEAWSQKSHFTHGDLELDCHPFPHCVIKNFIRSENFLENLQIELLSLNFHAKSNDLYKFKQSDDLRKLTAPHIAGLRSALFSQFRRWLEDVLGVKLEPTVDISCAKYEYTDILLCHDDELEGRRVAFILYLVPPWLSSDGGSLDLFTTDGHFQPQSVVKSLVPSWNTLVLFEVSPVSFHQVSEVLSQDKCRLSLSGWFHGPSLERPPRHIEALVSRREHLPRDETLLLEWVNPLYLDISYQEQIQEEFEESSEIQLKDFLREEKFRQVCEAVQLAQIQWTRKGPANKRCYEAACLDSVPECVSACWELLHSEAFFLLLSNFTGLGLHYLCPADDDDDDDDDDDDGGGENKDKEKEDSCEKDDKATGSSNEASKESEPSTPKCCGELRRWSHGSYTLLHDGEAARAEFALDLILPFSCAGWQSEFGGFSCYVANEEDEELLTIYPEDNSLALVYRDKETLKFVKHVNHRSSSDSSTGVFFDFSFVYYE